The following is a genomic window from Syntrophaceae bacterium.
GATCGACTGCTTCGGGCTCTGCTTCTCGACGAAAGAGCAGAAGGTGGGGATGCAGGCCTTCGTCGGTAAGAAAAAATGACAGCACAGGAAAGGATATACAAGCCATGATCAGGAAGCTTTGTGTGATCGGTGCGGGCACCATGGGGGCGGGGATCGCCCAGGTGGCCGTCGAGAAGGGCGTCGAGGTGACGATGCGGGACGTGGAGGATCGCTTCGTCGAGAAGGGGCTGTCGACCATCCGGAATTTCCTCGGGAAGAAGCTGGAGAAGGGGAAGCTCTCGGCGGAGGATCACGACGCGATCCTGGGACGCC
Proteins encoded in this region:
- a CDS encoding 3-hydroxybutyryl-CoA dehydrogenase (converts (S)-3-hydroxybutanoyl-CoA to 3-acetoacetyl-CoA), whose amino-acid sequence is MIRKLCVIGAGTMGAGIAQVAVEKGVEVTMRDVEDRFVEKGLSTIRNFLGKKLEKGKLSAEDHDAILGR